A window from Flavobacterium sp. 83 encodes these proteins:
- a CDS encoding polysaccharide biosynthesis/export family protein, which produces MTKTQKKILSLLLGFLIITSCSSKKDLIYFSDINLNAQDKTVFSEGKIQVNDILNIVISSSSPDLASMYNINQPTSSSFNGYLVTSEGTITLPILGKIKVQELTLLELENLLVKKLIEGNHLANPIVTVRLTNAKFTILGEVNNPGTYTFNEQNISILQALGYAGDLTIHGKRQDVLIIREENNKKIYMSIDLTSKKWFDSPFYYIKPNDVIYVNPNGAKVKSAGYIGSITGLLGLISIAFSTILVLTK; this is translated from the coding sequence ATGACTAAAACACAAAAAAAAATCCTATCACTCCTTTTAGGGTTTTTAATTATTACCTCCTGCTCTTCAAAAAAAGATTTGATATATTTTAGTGATATCAATTTAAATGCACAAGACAAAACAGTTTTTTCTGAAGGAAAAATTCAAGTAAATGATATTTTAAACATCGTTATATCTTCAAGTTCTCCAGATTTAGCTTCTATGTACAATATAAACCAGCCCACATCTTCCTCTTTTAATGGTTATTTAGTAACATCCGAAGGTACTATCACACTCCCCATTTTAGGAAAAATAAAAGTTCAAGAATTAACCTTGCTAGAATTAGAAAATCTATTGGTAAAAAAATTAATTGAGGGAAATCATCTTGCTAATCCAATAGTTACCGTAAGATTAACAAATGCAAAATTTACAATACTAGGAGAAGTAAACAATCCTGGCACCTATACTTTTAACGAACAAAACATTAGCATTCTTCAAGCTTTAGGTTATGCCGGTGATTTAACTATTCATGGCAAAAGACAAGACGTATTAATAATTAGAGAAGAAAACAATAAAAAAATCTACATGAGTATCGACTTAACATCCAAAAAATGGTTTGATTCTCCTTTTTATTACATCAAACCAAATGATGTGATTTATGTAAATCCAAATGGTGCAAAAGTAAAATCTGCAGGCTATATAGGTAGCATAACAGGTTTATTGGGATTAATTTCTATTGCATTTTCTACCATTTTAGTACTAACAAAATAA
- a CDS encoding acetyltransferase codes for MENKKLYIFGASGHGKVVAELIQSTNFKIEAIFDDEPKNDNLDSIPIINSLKMVKPTLNKALVIAIGNNLIRKQISLRFNDFEFFTSIHKTAIVSPSATVDIGTVIMINAVINSDAKIGKHVIINTAAVIEHNCTIADFVHISPKVTLSGSVSVGLGTHIGSGVIVIPGIKIGKWCTVGAGAVIIKDIPDGATVIGNPGKIIKFAHGYEIEEPNARNSKRQIIKI; via the coding sequence ATGGAAAATAAAAAGCTATATATTTTTGGAGCTAGTGGCCATGGAAAAGTAGTTGCGGAATTGATACAAAGTACCAATTTTAAAATAGAAGCTATCTTCGATGATGAACCAAAAAATGATAATTTAGATTCGATACCTATTATTAATTCTTTAAAAATGGTAAAACCAACACTAAACAAGGCTTTGGTTATTGCTATTGGAAATAATTTGATTAGAAAGCAAATTAGTTTGCGTTTTAATGATTTTGAATTTTTTACAAGCATACATAAAACTGCTATTGTTTCCCCTTCTGCGACTGTGGATATAGGAACTGTAATTATGATAAATGCAGTAATTAATTCGGATGCTAAAATAGGAAAACATGTTATTATTAATACTGCTGCAGTAATAGAACACAATTGTACTATAGCTGATTTTGTTCATATTTCGCCAAAAGTAACTTTGTCAGGAAGCGTAAGCGTAGGTTTAGGAACCCACATTGGTTCTGGAGTTATTGTAATTCCGGGTATAAAAATTGGCAAATGGTGTACAGTTGGCGCTGGGGCTGTGATTATAAAGGATATCCCTGACGGAGCGACCGTTATTGGTAATCCTGGGAAAATTATTAAGTTTGCTCACGGGTATGAAATTGAAGAGCCAAACGCAAGAAATTCTAAAAGACAAATTATTAAAATATAA
- a CDS encoding sugar transferase: MYKKCIKPFLGFSFAFFWFLVLSPVFCFVVLFLLFANNGTVFFLQKRPGIGGKLFTIIKFKTMNDKKDAVGNLLPDAARLTVIGKWIRKTSLDELPQLVNVIKGEMSIVGPRPLLPEYLDLYTDFQKRRHEVKPGITGWAQINGRNAIDWKTKFKYDVWYVDNQSFGLDLKIIYNTLLKVLKREDVNAANSATIEPFNGK, encoded by the coding sequence ATGTATAAAAAGTGCATCAAACCTTTTTTGGGTTTTAGTTTTGCTTTTTTTTGGTTTTTAGTACTCAGTCCAGTATTTTGTTTTGTTGTGTTGTTTTTGCTTTTTGCAAATAACGGAACAGTTTTTTTCTTGCAAAAACGTCCCGGAATTGGTGGTAAACTATTTACTATCATTAAGTTCAAAACAATGAATGATAAAAAAGATGCCGTTGGAAATTTATTGCCCGATGCAGCAAGACTCACGGTAATAGGCAAATGGATTCGCAAGACCTCTTTAGACGAACTTCCGCAATTAGTAAATGTAATAAAAGGGGAGATGAGTATTGTAGGACCAAGACCGCTATTGCCAGAATATTTGGATTTGTACACGGATTTCCAGAAAAGAAGGCATGAGGTGAAACCCGGGATAACTGGTTGGGCACAAATTAATGGAAGGAATGCAATCGATTGGAAAACTAAATTCAAATATGATGTTTGGTATGTTGACAATCAATCTTTTGGTCTAGATCTAAAAATTATTTATAATACACTGCTAAAAGTATTGAAACGTGAAGATGTTAATGCTGCAAACAGTGCAACAATAGAGCCGTTTAATGGAAAATAA
- a CDS encoding exopolysaccharide transport family protein, translated as MESRKNNFNIKQEILKYLSYWKWIVLSVVLTMTASFFYLRYANDVYQTSAKIKILDNTNTAFKLPSDNVSIFGNTETSKGNEIVIMKSSRIIGAVVDSLNLTTEIYGVGRIKSVELWKNAPFRVIWAKEKDSLSNQQTSFQIVLTKKGYKLNGNNKEYKFGETNFNTAVPCKIIIKKTAFLNKVAGSAYQINLKPRKNVVQSISNSITIDYVVKQSDILSLTLNGFNQEKINDIINTLIEVFNQDGIQDRQLVSKKTIEFVDDRFKFLFNELDVIETSKANFKKDKELSFVEADASVLMQNNYESKSKLETANTQIALAELMTNALNTSKGLELLPSNIGIDNGEVNGLVANYNEEILKRNKLMLSGGGESNPMVKETATLALQIKNNIKASIIGYKRVLEFNRNELNKINNLDREKYSKVPYNEKGVRSIERQQSIKESLYILLLQKREEAAINLAITNPSIKVVDYAIFSAAPIYPERKVIFITALLLGILLPIGVLYFYYLFDNKINNKEDLEALLPDVPVIAEIPFIETDSKMIQFLDRSILSESFRILRNNINYITPITNRGSIIFVTSTIKGEGKTFVSLNLAITLSTLGKKVILVGADLRNPQLHRKLNIERPDLKGVTNYLYDVNVKIDDVKAEHFNDSNLNFDIIFSGIIPPNPAELLSNGRFELLLNEIKNDYDYIIVDTAPTLLVADTTLITHLADTVLYVTRANFTEKKLLKFISNLKNLNSIKNMGIILNNVGQNKGYGYSYSYNYGYGYGYDNETIKKSVGYKTKKWYQNLFKKSI; from the coding sequence TTGGAAAGCAGAAAGAATAATTTCAATATTAAACAAGAAATTTTAAAATACCTATCCTATTGGAAATGGATAGTTTTGTCAGTAGTTTTGACAATGACAGCTTCATTTTTTTATCTGAGATATGCCAATGATGTCTATCAAACAAGTGCTAAAATTAAAATTCTAGACAATACGAATACCGCATTTAAATTACCTAGCGATAATGTTTCTATTTTTGGAAACACTGAAACTAGTAAAGGAAATGAAATCGTAATTATGAAATCTTCCCGAATTATAGGTGCAGTTGTAGACAGTTTGAATCTGACTACTGAAATCTATGGTGTAGGCAGAATAAAATCAGTTGAATTATGGAAAAATGCTCCGTTTAGAGTCATTTGGGCTAAAGAAAAAGATTCATTATCAAACCAGCAAACCTCTTTTCAAATTGTATTGACAAAAAAAGGATACAAACTTAATGGAAATAATAAAGAATATAAATTTGGCGAAACAAATTTTAACACTGCCGTTCCGTGTAAAATAATAATTAAAAAAACTGCCTTTTTAAATAAAGTTGCCGGAAGTGCCTATCAGATAAATTTAAAACCAAGAAAAAATGTTGTCCAATCAATCTCAAATAGTATTACTATCGATTATGTTGTAAAACAAAGTGACATTTTAAGTCTTACCTTAAACGGTTTCAATCAAGAAAAAATCAATGATATCATCAATACATTGATTGAAGTTTTTAACCAAGATGGTATCCAAGACAGGCAACTTGTTTCTAAAAAAACAATCGAATTTGTTGACGACAGGTTTAAATTCCTTTTTAATGAATTAGATGTTATTGAAACTTCAAAAGCCAATTTCAAAAAAGACAAAGAATTGAGTTTTGTTGAAGCCGATGCCAGTGTTTTAATGCAAAATAATTATGAATCTAAATCAAAATTAGAAACAGCTAATACTCAAATAGCATTAGCTGAGCTCATGACCAATGCGCTTAATACCAGTAAAGGGCTTGAATTATTACCCTCAAATATCGGAATTGATAATGGCGAAGTAAATGGATTAGTTGCTAATTACAATGAAGAAATTCTAAAACGTAATAAATTAATGCTATCTGGTGGAGGAGAATCTAATCCGATGGTTAAAGAAACTGCAACCCTAGCTTTACAAATAAAAAACAATATAAAAGCGTCTATTATTGGGTATAAACGAGTATTAGAATTTAACCGAAATGAATTAAATAAAATTAATAATTTAGATAGAGAAAAATACAGCAAAGTACCCTATAATGAAAAAGGAGTGCGATCTATAGAAAGACAGCAATCCATAAAAGAGTCGCTATATATTTTATTATTGCAAAAAAGAGAAGAGGCCGCTATCAATTTAGCCATAACAAATCCTTCTATAAAAGTAGTCGATTATGCTATTTTTTCAGCTGCTCCAATCTATCCCGAACGAAAAGTGATTTTTATTACTGCGCTACTTTTAGGGATTTTACTACCTATCGGAGTTCTCTATTTTTATTATTTATTCGATAATAAAATAAATAACAAAGAAGATCTAGAAGCATTACTACCAGATGTTCCGGTTATAGCCGAAATCCCTTTTATTGAAACAGATAGTAAGATGATTCAATTTTTAGACCGGTCCATATTATCGGAATCTTTTAGAATCCTTCGTAATAACATCAATTATATTACACCTATAACAAATCGAGGCTCCATTATATTTGTTACTTCAACCATAAAAGGCGAAGGAAAGACATTTGTTTCTTTAAATTTAGCAATTACTCTTTCAACACTTGGTAAAAAAGTAATTTTAGTAGGTGCCGATTTAAGAAATCCACAACTACATCGAAAATTAAACATAGAAAGACCCGATTTAAAAGGAGTTACTAACTACCTATATGATGTAAATGTAAAAATTGATGACGTAAAAGCAGAGCATTTTAATGACTCTAATTTGAATTTTGACATTATTTTTTCGGGTATTATCCCACCAAATCCTGCAGAATTATTATCTAATGGTAGATTTGAATTATTATTGAATGAAATAAAAAATGATTATGATTATATTATTGTTGATACTGCTCCAACTTTATTGGTTGCCGATACAACACTAATTACACACCTAGCCGATACCGTGCTTTATGTTACACGGGCAAATTTTACCGAAAAAAAATTACTCAAATTTATTTCTAATTTAAAAAACCTAAATTCGATTAAAAACATGGGAATTATTTTAAATAATGTGGGGCAAAACAAAGGATACGGATATAGTTATTCTTACAACTACGGATACGGCTATGGATATGATAATGAAACAATTAAAAAATCCGTTGGTTATAAAACAAAAAAATGGTATCAAAATCTTTTTAAGAAAAGTATCTGA
- a CDS encoding helix-turn-helix domain-containing protein produces the protein MRLIITTPETLEEIIKSSLDTAIQEFYLKKESAKERKKHYTIKETSIELKVSTLTVRNYIEKGYLKAFKIGNRILITNESLEKALNEVKSLQYRR, from the coding sequence ATGAGACTAATAATCACTACACCCGAAACCTTGGAAGAAATAATTAAATCTTCCTTAGACACAGCTATTCAGGAATTTTATTTAAAGAAAGAATCGGCAAAAGAAAGAAAAAAACACTACACAATTAAGGAAACTTCTATCGAATTAAAAGTTAGTACTCTAACCGTTAGAAATTATATCGAGAAAGGATATTTGAAAGCTTTTAAAATCGGTAATAGAATTTTGATTACCAATGAGAGTTTAGAAAAAGCCCTGAATGAAGTAAAATCGCTGCAATACAGACGATAA
- a CDS encoding tyrosine-type recombinase/integrase, with protein sequence MKYTFNLKEPKSENETLILFSCYFKEENKKFVYSAGEKIIPKNWDFENRFVFTNGKNKSKFSESIKKQLNRYSDLFLETESLYKRINEPFTSKILKKAFDLEFKKVAGGKNIFFEAYDEFMSEKKKGKEWSEATIKRYDNIKNILKKFEIAKKYKFTFSNINDFFHREFTAYCMDDLKHINNTYSRNLGLFKIFMFWARKKNYTYNDAFLEFKKVERVITNQIALTIEDLNKLMQHQFESSKLERVRDVFVFACVTGMRFGELSLITKTNVTDNFIILKEDKDETKEAREIPLTSLSRYILLKYDYELPLIANQKQNQYIKDVFQELEYNHKVQKVTTKGKENIKEDMFFYDRISTHTARRTFITMMKRQGKSDKLIASITGHNDMKTLNQYYQISEPEKKEAMDEVFNIEIPLKKISWN encoded by the coding sequence ATGAAATACACATTTAACTTAAAAGAACCAAAATCCGAAAATGAAACATTGATTTTATTTTCCTGTTATTTCAAAGAAGAGAACAAAAAATTTGTTTATTCAGCCGGAGAAAAAATAATTCCAAAGAACTGGGATTTTGAAAATAGATTTGTCTTTACCAATGGTAAAAATAAATCAAAATTTTCAGAAAGTATAAAGAAACAGTTAAATCGTTATTCTGATTTATTTCTTGAAACAGAAAGTTTATACAAAAGAATCAACGAACCATTTACTTCTAAAATTTTGAAAAAAGCATTTGATTTAGAGTTTAAAAAAGTGGCAGGAGGAAAGAACATTTTCTTTGAAGCTTATGATGAATTCATGTCAGAAAAGAAGAAGGGAAAAGAATGGTCAGAAGCTACTATCAAAAGGTATGATAACATAAAGAATATTCTTAAAAAATTTGAAATTGCTAAAAAGTATAAATTTACGTTTAGTAATATTAATGATTTTTTTCATCGAGAATTCACTGCTTACTGCATGGACGATTTGAAGCATATCAATAATACCTATTCTAGAAATTTAGGTCTTTTTAAAATATTTATGTTTTGGGCAAGAAAGAAAAATTATACTTATAATGATGCTTTTCTTGAATTTAAGAAAGTTGAGAGAGTAATAACGAATCAAATTGCATTAACAATTGAGGATTTAAATAAATTAATGCAGCACCAATTCGAAAGTAGTAAACTTGAAAGAGTGAGAGATGTTTTTGTATTTGCATGTGTGACGGGTATGAGATTCGGAGAACTTTCTTTAATTACTAAAACTAATGTAACTGACAATTTTATTATTCTAAAAGAAGATAAAGATGAAACAAAAGAAGCTAGAGAAATTCCTTTAACTAGTCTTTCAAGATATATTTTGTTAAAATATGATTACGAGCTTCCTTTAATCGCAAATCAAAAACAGAATCAATACATAAAAGATGTTTTTCAGGAATTAGAATATAATCATAAGGTTCAGAAAGTGACTACCAAAGGTAAGGAGAACATAAAAGAAGATATGTTCTTTTACGATAGAATAAGTACTCATACTGCTCGTAGAACATTTATAACAATGATGAAAAGGCAAGGTAAAAGTGATAAATTGATTGCATCTATAACAGGACATAATGATATGAAAACACTTAATCAATATTATCAAATTAGCGAACCTGAAAAGAAAGAAGCAATGGACGAGGTTTTTAATATTGAAATTCCATTGAAGAAAATTTCTTGGAATTAA